AAGGCGGAACGCAGGATCGTGATGCAGGTCAGTGCATTCACAATAACGATTATGGACAGCACTGACAGTCCGCTTGTAGTTCAAATCAAATTGCTTATCATGGTGTCCCACACTTCCGAcggtcctccttctcggaTCAGAAGACCATAACCTCTATACTTTCGACATACGTAAACTCGAGTCACCCAGCCAGATCTACAAAGGTCATGTTGGCGGAGTTATGGGCTGTGACTGGAGTAAGCTTTGTTCTCCTACCGTCTTATCGGTGACAGCGAAATATGCGCTGACCAATCGTTTCGACGACAGGCCCTACTGGCGAAGGTTTCGTTTCTGGTTCTTACGACCGAACCGTCCGATTATGGAACCGAGAATCGGGCAAGTCACGGGATGTGTATCACACAAAACGAATGCAGCGGTATGTGGTGTCTTTCGCGCTCTCCGAGCATGGCCCGTATACTGATTTGTACTCTCCAGTGTCTTCGATGTCACATATACGCCTACCGCCGATTTCGTCCTTTCCGCCTCAGATGATGGTAACGTTCGAATCTGGAAGTCGGACGCATCCAAGAAACTCGGACCAGTGTCTACAAAAGAGAGGCAAGCGATCGAATACCGACAAAAGCTGGTCGAGAGATActcgaaggagaagggtgtcaGAGAAGTCCACGAGAGGAGGCATGTTCCTGGCAGTATTCACAACGCGGTGAAGTTGAAGAGGGACATGATCGAGTCGAggaaggtcaaggaggacCGAAGGAGGACTCATTCAAGAGcgggaaaggagaagccCAAGGcagagagaaagagtgagtgtgcATCGTGGTATGATCTGGTAGGAAGGTCGGCGCTGACGGGTAGCGCTGTCGACAGAGGCTGTTATCCGGGAGCAGAAGTAGGGTTTGTTGGCATTCAAGCGTTGGTTTCCTGGAGTCGGGACTATATACTCGGATTCATGCATGTTGTATATCACCAGCCCCTCGTCAGTGCTCTAGCCGCAAACCAGGCGACTGGCTCTTTACTGGCAAATCGACTTTGATCGAAGTATGGGTCAACCATCTAAAGGAGGTAAAAGTCGCCGCCCGCCACTCTCGGTACCTCGTTTGAGACACGCGACAGATGACGAGTATGATGCCAACTTTCGACACGTTCGCACCTGCCAACCATATCCAAGTGAACTGGAGTAGTATTCAGCACACCGATTGCCAGTCGTCTATCGAGCCTGTGACGCTGAAGCATACAGCTCTGAGCGAGCTCAAATTTCCGAGCCAGTCATGCCCTTTTTGCGTTCTGCTTCACGGCCGCAACCTGTCCAATGTTTCTTCTGTCTCTCcccatcccttcttcctcctcactcatcttcctcgagcAGCGAtaggaaaggaaaggggaGGATAGCAGAAGTTGGAACACAATGGAACTGGCAATGTGAAAGATGTGGTTGCTGGAATAtcaaggatgaggtgagtcttaTATTATACACTTTCGGAGCGTTAGAAGCTGATGAAAGACTGGATGGTTGACTTGATGCAGAAaggggagatgatctcGGATCTACCAGCTATGCATAGCTCAAGCTACAACACAGCCTCATTCTCACTTCGAGGTTAGCTCCTCTCGACTGCTTGACGAGCAGAggctgaagctgacaacGTGAAATAGCTAAACCGTCCACTtcgcatcttcctcctgcatcttcatcaactTCGCCATTCTGTCATAGCTGTCTAGCAAACCAAACACTGATAATGAATATGCTTGCCAACTATCTTCCTGACGACAATGTAtgtcctctttcccctcaATTAACCCATCCTTGTGACAATTTGACTGCTTAACCTGTTCGTGAATATACCTTCGCTGACTTCACTCCCTGTTTGCTCGCACCATAGGACCCGTTATACCCTGCTCTCTTTGCCGACCTCCCAACCTACCTAAGCAAATTACACACTCGATATCCACCAGTCTGTCAGAACTGTCAACCAGCTGTTGACGAAGCTCTGCGGAGAAGCGATCATAGAGCTCAGGTCGAAGCATGGGGTTCGGCACTGAGACGAGGGGCCGCGACGACAAATACCTCGGGCGGAGATGGTGGCGATGACATTGGCAGGGGAGTGAGCAGTGGCGATATATTGGTATGGCGAATACGAGGGGCGCTGTATTGGACAGGCACCGGGCTGAGCCTTTCGCGGAGTCTACTTGGTCAGTTAATCACTGGTCCTTCTTGAGAGATAATGATTGAATAAAGCTGACATACGAAAGGATGTAGCTGCAATGGCTCCATCGCGCCTTGGGCACATGTCACGTCAACGTTTCCCAGGCTCAACCATCACCTTGTCCACGGGCATGGTGTTATTTCACGCATTGTCCATATTGTGGATAGCATGGGATCCCTACTGGTTACGCCgagtgaggagaagggataGAACAAAGGTACAGGGAAGGGCAATATGGGTGGTGAGTATAGTATGTCATATTCAAAGGCGtctcgctgacatctcaCGGAAGCGTAATATGCTTTACATAATGGTGTTACGTCTCGCTTCATCGTTGGCACTATGGCATGCCCGTGGTGCTATGAATGCGTCCAAGCCGACAAATGCTCCCGCAGTATGTGCAGCTTTCGCTTTGGAAATAGCCGTGAGCAAACCCCTTCGGATGGTGAAATCAGACCTAGTAGACTCACTCAAAGCAGCTACTCTTACAAGCCTTTGCCAAGATCCGTGTCACCCAACCAATCGCTATCAAGCTGGTTCGGCCTGTTCCTCTCCACCCATCCCCTGCGCCTCCGCCAGCCTCATACAGTACCTCATCACACGTTAATGCGTCTACCGGtatctcctcactctctgTAGGATCTCAAACACCCACTAGACAAGTAAACCCGATCTTTGGCCAaccatctctccaccaccagaATCAGTCAGAAGTTCAAGTTTCTGCCGAGGCTGAATCGATGGATTGGGAACCTTCACCTTCGGCAGTGCTCGCGAACGGGGGATACACCCATCGTCCAGCTCATTGGTCACCCGAGGACGACCAGGATGACATATGTCCGCCGAGCAAGCTGGACTGGGATACCTTTGCGATGAACAAGCAGAGAATGTTTCCCAAACAAGGAGGACAGGATGAAACAGGCTTGGAAAGTCTGCTAGAAGGATGGGGCATAGGTGCTAGTGGTATCACTACAGGTGCGACAGAAGCAGTCCATCATTCGTCAACACAACGGAACAAGAATGCTGCCGGTGATGTTTCCAACACCGACTCATTTGTTCAGTGGCTCGGATTTGTCCTGGTCGCGCTCCGATTGACTGGCATGGCTACCACCGTCGCCTTCACTTCGCCTTCGACTGGATCATTCCTCGGCCTGTTCAACACTCTCCTACTCTGTTTCGAGAATATCATAGCATGTTCTCGTATTTTCGCAGCGCTGAAAGGTGATCAGCGATCGAGCGCAGAATCGATGAAGATCGCTCTGGCAGTGGTCGAAATCGGTCTGAGGGCGATCGCACTGTCACCTCAGTCCTTGATCAAGGTAATGTTGGATAAGGTCGGCAATTCAAGGGCAGCGAGTCTGGAATGGTCGTTCTGGGCTGTTGTAGATCTGATTGGGTTGTCGGCTTGATCAAAACTTATTATGGCCCTCGCACCAAGATTGTTAAACGAGACCGACATCCCTTCGCTCCTGCCCCATTCAACCCCTCTTGTAGCTTCGTACCTCTAAGCCTCGTCTGATGCATGGCAACACAGAGGTGAaaagaagacgaagatctgTGCCATACTTTATCATTATTCCCATCTCCTTGTGTCAAGGATCTTCCATCCGTTTTGCGTTTCATACATCCTTTATGCTTGTGTCTTCATGATGAAGGTGGCCGAATGTAGAGCGAGTGGTACATAAGCTATCCCCGGGTATCTCCCagatccatcttctcatcttACCACTCTAATCAGCTTGTAGCAAAAGCTTTCAACGTAGAAGCGAGAAAGAGCAGCAAAGCAAAGCAAGTACTGTATCAACCAATTTTCAGAAACATGTCAACCAGTCCCACACTCAGCATGATGGATTTTGACCATCTcgacgagaaagaggaacTCTTCTCTTCTATTCGAAGTCCAACCGATCCCAAACCGGAATCGGAAatcaatctcgtcctcgacgaGAAAACAATGCTGACCCCTTCGATCGAGATGAAGTCTGTTTCACAGGTCGTGCCACCATACCccacgatgacgacgacgacgacgcaGCAGACGCGAAACGAACCTGTCGTTCTCCCCTTTGCTGGTCAACCTATAAAACTTGAGATATGCGTCAAGAACATGATCTCCAAGCCGAAACCTAAACTCAGGATAAACACAAAAGCTAAAGCTAAAGCGAAGACTGAAGATCTAGCTGCTCAAGTCGTTGACAATGCCCATTTTAACAAGGACGAAAAGCCTGTGTCTGGTGAGGTGAACACCCCAAAGCAGAGAGATTGACGAGGTATTTGCCTCCGTTGGAGAGTGAGGCTTTCATAGGTCCTATTCTGGATGATATgggtgtgagtgagaaCTCATCGTCAGATTGGTGGGAGTCCTCGTTTcgcttgcttgcttgctgTAGTCGTTGAGCTTCCgagctcctcttccactgaCTGAGGCTTTGTTCACTAATCCATACTCATTCACTCTGCGGCGAGTCTGCTCGTTCACACCCACACTTTAATTTTCACTCATCATACCGGTGCCGAGACCGATTCTCTCCCACATCGACATCTAACAGCCTCGTACCCACTGATGATCGCCACTCTTCTCCCCGTCGACTGATCTACTTAGTGATCATTTGATCAACCTAAACACACAGTTTCGTATGAGCTGACACTCTCTCCCATTCCCCGCTTGATCTCCAGGCCAccatccacctcatccaATCACAATgtccctccctctcccacctACCCCACGCCTCGTTGTCCCTCTCAATCTACTCCGACACCGCCCGTTCTCGGACCCTTTCCAGGGGCGTCTCGTTCCGGATCATGTCTGAGGTGTGGCCCCGCGCCATCGGGCAGATCATCCCTCTGATCCATATCCATATCCGATTTGGAGGACAAGAACAAGGTCCAGATCAAATCGAGTAAAGTTATTCGTCCCTTTATCCTGATTCTGTACTGGGTTTGGATCTGGGAGAGATTGTCAAGAATGAAATAGGAGTGCCGAGTAGTACTACCACGGTCTTCCCTGGCACTAAGTCGAGGATGGTCGGGTTTCCAGCTCGAAGCCAGTGTCGACCCGCTTGTCGATCCTGGCATTGCGAGAGAGGGCGAGATTGACCGGCTGACTTGGGCAGATctgaagaaagaaggaacGTTATTATTAGGTGTTCAAGGATCCACTGATATcatggcgaagaagaaggacgaggaggagatgaatTGGGCAGAGCTGCAGAGATATGGGAGATTGTTGGGTGTTCAAGGATCGACGGATGTTTTGGCCAAGTATGATGCGGCTCATATTCACCCTGATTACGGACGAGGATGGGGTATGCTCAGGCAAGACAATGTTCTCGGAGATgattgaggatgagatcagaATTGGAATACACCGTAGATTGACAGTCAGTCCTGCTCGTATGATGGTCCTTGAGGATGTATGTCAGTAGTCTAGTCGGTAGCGTTTCCAAGCCGATCTATGTTGGCGGAGCTCTGAAGCCTTGACATGTCTTGCGACTGCGCGTTCGCCAGTTCGATTTGTCTAGATGGTCAACTCTGCGGACATTGCTCGACATTGTAGGGCATGACAACGCTCTTTGCTCGCTCGctctctcgctcgctcCCGCACGAACGGTCGTTGGATTGGGTTACATGCAAAGAAATGAGAAACGCATCAACAACCCCTCCATCCTTGTCGTCCAAAGTGACCTTTGATCACTCGAACAAGATCCCTCTACCAGTACCGCTACTACCACTACTCCATCTATCCCAAACCCGCTTAAACCATCTGGTGGACGAGCTTGGACATGGCCTTCTCCCTGTTACCGGCGTCACCGCCCTCGATGTAGCCGATGAACTTTCGGGGCCTCCATCCACCGTTGGGGTTGGAGAGCTTGAAGGGCCAGAGACCAGAAGTGACCTGCTTGAAGTTGGGTCCGCAAGTGGCGATCTCGTGAACGAGGTCCTCGATACCTACGCAGCAGACATCGTACGATCAGCATCGGCGGTCTTTCCTGCATTCCTGCATATCTATGGTTGGCACTCACAGATGATACCGTACTTGCCGAGCTGCTTCTCGATGATAGAGTTGTCGGTGATGGGGATTCGCTGACCGTCAACCTTGGCGTAACCTCGCTTGTAGACGAGCTCTCGGATGGCCTTGAGGTTGACCTCGCCGTAGGTGACGTAAGGGTTGACGAGGTTGAGCATTTGCTGGGTGGCCTTGGTGACTCGGACAAAGACACCGTTGTTGATCTGGAGGAGTCGAAGGAGTTGGAGGATCTTCTTGGGCTTGGGGGCGATCTTGGAGACACTGCGAGGTGAGGAACAATTCGTGTCAGCGTCAGTTCAGAATATCTGAATGTGATagatgattgatgattGAACATGCGgatcacactcaccccttGAGTCGGACAACAAAGTAGACTTTAGGTTGAGCAGCGACGTAGAAGTCACCGGTCTTCCTGGCCTCTCGCTTGAGTCggatctcctccttctcggagTTGAGGTACTCCTTCACATACTCGTCGGCCCTCTTGAAGATGACCTTTCTCTTGGCCTTTTGCGCCTGTAACACGAGACCCGGGTCAGTCAGCATGCTACCCCCTTTCACTCTCGTCATAGCGACTTTGGTAGAAAAGACAAGGTAAAATTTTGTTCAGCCCCGAAAGATGGTTAATTACAGACAGCATCGCCGTAGCTAGCCGAATGCCGACTGACGTCGGTGGTTATGCATCATGCGTGatgcgatgatgaggagtgTTGATGAGACAGCCCCTCGTCATCGTATCCCTCCGTCCTCCGTCCTTCCCTCAATCCTCCAGTCCATCGAGATgccctctgcttctcccgTCCGACGACTGCCCACAACGACCTCTCGCTCCCCCTCACATGACTGCAATGGAAACacaagctcaccttcctcgcctCGGCAGCAGCGGCCAACTTGGCCTCTCGGCTGGCCTCGTTGGTTCTTCGCTTCTTGAGCAAAGTCTCCGGGACGGCGATTTGCTATCATAAACACACTCCATCAGCTCAtgctcctccttgatctctccTATGGTCTCGGTCGGTCGGTCAACGGAAGAGCCGTCGAGGATGGTCGGTCGGAGTGTGACCGGTCTTCCAGAACGACGGTCCTTCGACATCCCTCTTGACCGACCAACCCTCCCTTCGTCGAAGACAAAAGGATTctctcagctcacctcgtgGGTAGGCACACTGGGCAGAGAGTGCATGTCAGCTGTCGTTGTTGACGACCTGTGCTCTGGACGTTGAGCTCACCTAGTTGAAGGAGCCATTTTGAGGATGTTTTGAAACTTGAAGgttgaaagagagagagagactTGTGAAGATCAGACGTGTGTAAAAGGTGTGAGATGCGGTCGCAAGCAGAGAGCAAGACTCGGGAGTGTGCAGGAGAGAGCGGTACGAACTGGGTCACACAGTCTCAGCCAATTTCTGCAGGGGAGCAGACAAGTCGCAAGTTTTGCTTGCCTGAGAATAAGCCCTACGGTGCAAGGGGGGAATTGGGAAACTGGGATTTGGTACAGTGAAAAAGCGTGGTTTGACTGTTGAATTTCGTTTACAACCAAACTCCGATCGAAACGCCGATAAAGGCACTGATAACAGGTGGGTAACGGGTTTCTCATAATACACGTCAGAAAAGTGCCACACTCTCTACCAACGAAACTTCAAGCGGTACATGCCACCCTCTCTCCAACACTCACTGGCTCGCTCGCccgctcgctcgctcgctcagTGCACCGACACTCTCCAATCCATCGCCTTCTGACATTTTCTGAGCGACCGTCTATCTGCTTCTTTCTTCCAACATCCAACAAATCGCTGCACGTATTCCCGCCACAGAGCTTAAACAGGTTTACGTTGAACGATGGTGAGCCAGATCTTCGTGTCGGCGTCGAGAGGTACAGGGGGTGgaaagaggacgaaggaaggagtggaCAGAAGGGGGAAAGGCGATGCttggaagggaaagggagaagaacaagagtTTCAGCTGACGTTGAAATTGACAGTCTTCCGAACTCGCTGCCACCTACGCCGCCCTTATCCTCGCCGACGAGGGTATTGAGATCACCGTGAGTGTTGTCGTTTCATTCCAGACCTTTGCTGGAAAACACAAAAGTTTGTGCACGAACAAAGCACTGATTTCGGGTCGGGTCATTTTTGGTCATTCACAGGGCGACAAGATCAATGCTCTTACCACCGCCGCcaaggtcgagatcgagcCCATCTGGGCCACCCTCCTCGCCAAGGCTCTCGACGGTAAGGACGTCAAGGACCTCCTCACCAACGtcggtggcggtggtgcGCCCGCCGCTGCTGGTGCCCCTGCCGCTGCCGGTGGTGCCGAGGCTGCCGCCGGTGACGCTGCTCCcgccgaggagaagaaggaggaggctAAGGAGGAGTCTGATGACGACATGGTGGGTGCAGCTTCCAGAATCCTCGTCTCTCCACCGAGCCGACAGTAGCTGACATTTCTGTTCTTTTTCCCCGACAGGGCTTCGGTCTCTTCGACTAATCGTCTCGTCATCCAACTTTTGCGAAAACTCCATCCGAGCGTGATCTTCATTGCATAGCGTACATATATGCATTGGTGCCGTCTCAACATGTGCGTCGTGGTAGTGGGGAAGACCATGAGAGCGCCTGCAAGTCCATCCAGTCTGAGAGGACAGTGAGGAAGTACGAGCCGATCGTGAAAGTCATCCTTATATCGGTTGTCATCACGGTTCCGTTTCATTCATTCAAAGTCATGGTGCAGTGGTCGTCATGTCCTTTTGTGCACGGCCCGAGTCGCAAAGTCTTCGAACAGTTGTGAGGTCCggcttctgcttctcccgGCATGATTGAGCGTGGTGTGGACACACCAATGCTTCATCTATAATTCTATATATACTTCTTCTGTGATTGCCGTCATACCACATCTCtactccaccaccactaccTTGTCTCCGTACCTTCCGTCACTCGTCATGTCCGACAGTCATCCCGCTGCCCAGCAGCCAAGCCCCTCGATCCCTCTGACCTCCTGAAGCTCAGAACGGCGACCCAGCCCCTAGGTACACCCTCATCTGCTTCGCCGGAACCTCTATGATCCGCGCCCGGATCGTCTCCAGCCCCAGCCGCTTAGTCGCTTCGTACCTATGACATCCGCCCATGGCAAAGTAGAAGACCTCGGCGGGGCCGGTCGGGTTGATTTTGAGCGGGGctttgactttgacgaTCTCGATAGGGGTGAAGGTGTCTCCGGCCTaaagcgagcgagcgagcgacCGACCGAGCGAGCGTGATTGTGAGATTGGGAGGTTTGGTAGGAGCCACGAGGTCGATTGTGGGTAGATATACAATGGCATGCACGAGAACAGTGTAGTCGGTGCAGCAAAGAGAGGATGGGGGCATGGTTGTAGTGAGCGCAcagagagaggaagcaAAACAAGGTGTCAGATAACGTATCGAGGTCAAGGGTGAATGCCGAGTCGAACACGATTACGAAGGACAACTGATCAGCCCCGTCTCAATCATCCATCACCAGACTCAAGACAGACccaccctcatctcctgcATGAACGTCTGGACCTTGTCCTCATCCAGCTCGCTCGGTAACGGACGATGTATGACCCTCATAGGCACATTATGCACCGGGACGTCCTCCCCGCGCGAAAAGACCGACGAGGTGGGTTTGGCTTCGGCTTCGGCTGCGGCTGTGGCTGTGGCTGTCTGGGTCGATTGGGAGCTGTGTGATTGAGTCTTGGTCTGGGACGGGTCTGGAAAAAGAGCACTTTGTTCTGGGGCTCGGGTCTCGGTAGCGTCGGGAGAGTCGAGGTTGGGTTGCAGCTCGGAGGGGAGACATGATGGACCTGATCGAACCGGACCTGGGTCCAGTCGAGTCGTTGACATTGTTGTGCGAATCGATGGGTTTGCAACGGTGCGGATTTGCAGCGGGCGTATAAGCTTACGATTGGCCGCCGTGGAACTGATGAGTTTGTAGGTCGTGTCTCGTGTTTCGTGTCTCGTCTCTCCGCTTTGCTGGTCAACGAAACGCAGCAGGATAGGATATGATCAGTCTTAACATATGTAACATATCTCAACAGTTGATGGTGGCAAACAACAATTCACAATCACCGAATTATCTGAGTAAGATTACACATTTTGTCGGCCGAACCAGAACACCTCCACATGTCACGATGTCCACCTCGTTTCAACGGTTCACAAGAATCATTCATGTCTGTCACATTTCATTCGCGATGTTGTTCAACGCTCGTCGGTGCGACTAATATTCGATCATCGGCTGAGATCAAAGCATACTGCATTGACAATTCATGAGGATCGCCCACGATCATGACTAGTATGATGCAAAGACGTAACGCAGACTTCCTGCTCCAGCTCATACTCGAGCTGACATGCATGTGCTCCAGCCGCCACCCGTCTAGCCCGTTCCATTTCGAAACGTACATCTTACACCCTGCCTATAGCCTGACCATGGCTGGGCACATACTCCGGGTCAATCGCCGTCGGGTCCATATGCTGTAAAAGGTTCATCATGAATCGGCTCTCAAAAGTCGAATTGGTGAATACCGTAGTGAGTGAATTGGACGTCGTTCGTAGTATGTTGGGAGCCATGACGAGAGCTACAACCCAACCAGCACATCAACGAGCGCTCTGGTGTCCGATGATAGACCACTGTACTCACCCAAATTacccatcgtcatcttggTTTGCTCTACTACATCTTCCCTCACGAACAGTCTCAGAAAACTAAGGACGAAAAGGAGCACTCTCCTACTATGAATCGGAAGATTCTTCACGAATTCGATACACTCGTCAGGATCTCGAGATGCGATCAGTGCTTCGTTGTAGTGCTTTGTGGGAACGATGGGCTCTTCGAGTTCACGGAGCCAAAGCTTGAACAGTGATGCTGCGACGTGCGGGTCGTCTATCCCTTTCTGCGAAAGGAGAACCGCATGTCAGCTCAGGTTTCGCAGAGTTGGACCATGCGTTAAGCTTGGTACGGGAAAGAGAACAAGTCGAACGCAGCCACTCACCAACTGATAATGACCCCTATCCATCCTACTCTTCAACTCAGAAACACTATCCCCGTCCCCCGGAACTCTGAAGATTCCCTCACTCTGCAATCCGCCGAGAGCCAAAATCCCGTCTGCAAGAAACGGTAAGATGACCGGGATCATGAGTGAGGGGTAAGATCGTTTTTGTAAAGACATGATCCTGTCCAGGGATTCGCCGTACACCGATGGGTAGAAAGCTGCGTCCTGAATGATCAACCGGTAGTCAGGCAAAAGTGTCGCGAGAGCATGCATCAATGTGAACGTGATACGTACCGAGGCATGCTCGATCTCTCCTACGGTCAACGCTTTGCCTCTTCCGCCTTTGGAGGTCATGATCTCAAGCTTAGTTATGCAATCTGTGACAATGGACATTTATCAGTCATCGGTCTCTTCTCGGTCCGTCTGGTCATACTTACACTTTGCCATCACTCCGATCCCATCGATCTGCTCGTTAACGTGCCGTTGCAAGAAGCTCTTTACGAAAGGTCCGAAATTCTTGCTGGGACCGAATGCGTTGACCAGCACGCAGACTAGCTGGAATCCTAAAACAATTGGATCGCTATGATATGCAAGCGCCAGTCAACAGCTGCGCAGGGCGAAGGTGTGCCAGTTGCAGCACAAAGAGGAAAAGATGCCAGATACTCACTGTTCTGGGTTGCTTGTCAATTGCTTGATCAACTGACAATAcacctcatctctcatTTCGCCGGCCGAAACACAGAGCTGGATCAACCACCTTATCTCCTCCAACACTACCATCTTCGCGCTTTTTCCTCTAGCTCCATTCAGCGCTCCTCCACCCCCACCGTCGTCACCGCCCGCGAAACCACTGGCCAGCCTACCTCCTCTTGCAGGATGTCCTACATCGCCTTTCCTTCCGCCTAAAGCAAGACTCGCAAGGTTGAGATGGCTGCTTGAACTGATCATCGGCTTTGCATCTGAAACAGGAcgatctcgttctcccATGACATGCTGTATCACCTTGAACGCCGTCACCGCGTCCTTTGTCAAGTGTCGCGATATCACCAAGAGAGGCACAGATATGGGCGATTTTTGCCATGCCATTATCTGTTCGATCGGGACGCGTTGACGAAGGATGCCGGACCGTTTCGTGGCAAAATACTTGCGGGCGAAATCATCGCCTTGAAAATTCTGAATGTCGTGGCTGATCTCGGTCGGTAGGAGGGGGTGTAGGCTAGGCGTAGCTCAGAGAGTCAGTGTTCAGCTTGACACATGCATAAATCTACTCACCCCGTGCTC
The nucleotide sequence above comes from Kwoniella newhampshirensis strain CBS 13917 chromosome 8, whole genome shotgun sequence. Encoded proteins:
- a CDS encoding ribosomal protein P1: MSSELAATYAALILADEGIEITGDKINALTTAAKVEIEPIWATLLAKALDGKDVKDLLTNVGGGGAPAAAGAPAAAGGAEAAAGDAAPAEEKKEEAKEESDDDMGFGLFD
- a CDS encoding 60S ribosomal protein uL30; protein product: MAPSTSVPTHEQIAVPETLLKKRRTNEASREAKLAAAAEARKAQKAKRKVIFKRADEYVKEYLNSEKEEIRLKREARKTGDFYVAAQPKVYFVVRLKGVSKIAPKPKKILQLLRLLQINNGVFVRVTKATQQMLNLVNPYVTYGEVNLKAIRELVYKRGYAKVDGQRIPITDNSIIEKQLGKYGIICIEDLVHEIATCGPNFKQVTSGLWPFKLSNPNGGWRPRKFIGYIEGGDAGNREKAMSKLVHQMV